The following DNA comes from Halalkaliarchaeum sp. AArc-CO.
AGGCCGCCGGCGACGCCGAGGAGGCGGCCGACGTGCTCGCCGAGCGCATCCAGGCGCTTGGCGGCGTCCCTCTCTCGGGCGGTGCAAACTTCGAAGAACACGCGACGGTGAGCCCGGAGGACACCGACGCCTACGACATCCGGTCCTCGTTGGAGAACGACATGGAGATGTACGGAGACGTCATCGAGTCGTTGCGCGAGCACATCCAGCTCGCGAACAATCTGGGCGATTACACGACCGAAGAGGAACTGCGCGAAATCCTCCAGACCACCGAGGAGCACGCCCACCACATCGAACACTATCTCGAAGACGATACGCTGGTGCTCGAATCCAGTACCCACTGACCGAAAGAAGCGACAACGGGACGCTGCTTTTTCGAGCGATCAGTCGAGATCGAACGGGTTTTCGCGAACGACCGTCTGCTCGCGGTTCGGACCGATGCCGACCGCGTACACCGGAACACCCACCTCCGTCGAGAGATACGAGAGGTACTCGCGTGCGGCCTCCGGCAGGGCGTCGTATCCCTCCTCGGCGACCGCATTCCAGTCCACTTCCGGCCACGGCTCGAACTCCCGGTACACCGGCTCGCAACGCGCCCACTCCTCGGTGGTCGTCGGCATCGTCTCGGTCGTCTCGCCGTCGAGTTCGTACGCGTGACCGACCTTCACCTCGTCGAGCCCCGCGAGCACGTCCACGTGGTTGACGCCGATCCCCGTGAAGCCGTTCACGCGGGCGGCGTGTCGGAGCATCGGCACGTCGAGCCAGCCGATCCGACGCGGCCGACCTGTGACCGTTCCGAACTCGCCGCCGCGTTCCCGGATCTCGTCGGCGAGCGCCTCCTCGCGTGCGTCCCCGTCCAGTTCCGTGGGGAGCGGCCCGGTGCCGACGCGCGAGAGGTACGCCTTCACGACGCCGACGACCTCCCCGCGACCGATTACCGAGGGGCCGACGCCGGAGCCGACGCAGGCGCCCCCGGCGGTCGGGTTCGAGGAAGTGACGTACGGGTAGATCCCGTGATCGATGTCGATACTCGTACCCTGGGCCCCTTCGAACAGGAGGTTCTCGCCGTTCTCGCGTTTCTCCGCGAGGAATTCCCCGGCGTTTACCGTCATCTCCTCGCGCTCGAGACGTCGGCCGATCTCGCTGTACTCCTCGAACAGCGCCTCGACGTCGAACGCCTCCGCGTACTCGGCGTGTTCGTCGACGAGGTCGAGCCCGTACACTTCTGTCGCCAGCGTCCGCTTTTGCGGGACGACGTACTCGAGACGCTCCCGGAGCACGTCCGGATCGAGCAGATCGCCGACGCGAACGCCGCGACGGCCAGCCTTGTCCTCGTACGTTGGTCCGATCCCGCGGCCGGTGGTCCCCGCGTCCAGATCCGAGTCGGACT
Coding sequences within:
- the dpsA gene encoding DNA starvation/stationary phase protection protein DpsA; translated protein: MSTQKHVRQQYGEVEGSESLRIPSDKAEQIVDALTTDLASTYVLYHQLKKHHWIVEGAEFRDLHLFLGEAAGDAEEAADVLAERIQALGGVPLSGGANFEEHATVSPEDTDAYDIRSSLENDMEMYGDVIESLREHIQLANNLGDYTTEEELREILQTTEEHAHHIEHYLEDDTLVLESSTH
- a CDS encoding adenylosuccinate synthase, yielding MTVTIVGSQLGDEGKGALVDIWGGDADVVVRYQGGDNAGHTVVHDGTEYKLSLVPSGAIRGKTGVLGNGCVVNPRTLFSEIDDLRERGVDPDVRLARRAHVILPFHRVLDGIEEEVKSDSDLDAGTTGRGIGPTYEDKAGRRGVRVGDLLDPDVLRERLEYVVPQKRTLATEVYGLDLVDEHAEYAEAFDVEALFEEYSEIGRRLEREEMTVNAGEFLAEKRENGENLLFEGAQGTSIDIDHGIYPYVTSSNPTAGGACVGSGVGPSVIGRGEVVGVVKAYLSRVGTGPLPTELDGDAREEALADEIRERGGEFGTVTGRPRRIGWLDVPMLRHAARVNGFTGIGVNHVDVLAGLDEVKVGHAYELDGETTETMPTTTEEWARCEPVYREFEPWPEVDWNAVAEEGYDALPEAAREYLSYLSTEVGVPVYAVGIGPNREQTVVRENPFDLD